The window TTGTCAAACAGGTATTCAGCCATGCCATTCTGGGGAGCACCCAAACGGACCAGGTTGGTGATGAAGTCGCCAAGCTTCTTGATGGCTTGAACCTGCTCATCCAAGTAGTGAGTTTCCAGAAAATCACACATCTAGaacaagaatttttttaaaaagtggttgttagcactgatgattttgaaaaaaaaaaatcagaatttctagagtgcaagaggaggccatttggcccatcaagcctgcaccaactccaaTAACAATCCTTCCCAGGTAGTATCCCTGTAATTTGAcattttaccctgccaatcccctgaaagGAGCAACTTGTggccaacccaacctgcacatcagaTACTATGGGGAAAttcaacatggctaatccatctaacctacatacctttgactgggaggaaacccatgccgacatggcAGAACATGCAAGCTACAGTTacccagggccagaattggatcccagatccctggcactgggaggcagcagtgctaaccactgcctcaAATTAAATGCTTATTGTTTAGCTAGTGCAGTATTTAATCAGTCTTTGGCCATCGTAAATTAACATTACAATTAGTTTAGTTTATCTTGGGGGTTAGGTAGTCCATTGaagagtaaaagtaaagtttatttattagtcataagtaggcttatattaaccctgcaaagtagttactgtgaaaatcccctagtcgccacactctggcacctattcgggtccagtgtgggagattttagcatgaccagtgaccaatttagcatgaattcattgctagggacccaggttcaattctggcctcaggtcactgtctgtgtggagtttgcacattctccctgtggctgcgcgagtttcctccggtttcctcccacagtccaaagatgtgcgggttaggttgagtggctatgctaaattaaccgtagtatcagggggattagcagggtaaatgtgtggggttacaggaatagggtctgggtgggattgtggtcagtgcagactccatgggctgaatggcctccttctgtactgtcggaattctatgaccaatgcacctaactagcatgtcttacagactatgggaggaaacctggggagtcggtggaaacccacgcagacacggagaacatgcaaactccacacagatagtgacccaagctgggaattgaatccaggtctctggagcagtgaggcagcagtgctaaccaccatgccaccaaattGTGAACAAAGTGACTGAGATAGAATCATATAATaccaagaagccattcagcccatccagtccacaccaaccataatcccacccaggccctatccccctacatATTTATCTTGCTCATCTGCCTGATGCTCATGGGtaatcaatccacccaacctgcacatctttggactgtgggaggaaacccacacagacatggggagaatgtgcaaaatccacacacagtgagctaaggccagaattgaacccaggtccctgtggcactgtgaggcagtgctaaccactgccaccagatCAGCAACAAATCATTTGCAAAATATGAAAAATATTCAGGATTCATAGACTATTCCATCTATCTTCCCACAGGAAAATTCTTGCTGTCAGATGGCAAGGCTAATAAACAGTAGGCCGGTCCCTTTGTCTCAATATTTTACAGTCCAAAATGATAATTAATACTTGTTAGATAAAAGTCTGCAGTCCACATAGCCTTAACTGAACTGGGgagagagtttaagagcaggagaAAAACTGGCCTTGGGAAGAACAAAGAGGCTGGTACGTACATGTGCATCGACCTTGTCGGAAGCTAGTTTGTGCAGCTCCAGGAGGGACTGATTCACAGTCTTCTCCAAATGAAGGGCGCATCTCATGGCTTCAAGACCATTACTCCACTCATCCCGGTCAGGTTTCTAGAAGGAAGAGACCAAAACAAAAAAGTGATTAGATCacaaattgagagagagagagacagacagacagagcatATAATTGAGAGAAAGGCAACCCCCTTTGTACTAACCGAGACGTCCTGCAGGATAACACGGCCCCCGCGCTGGTTTTGGAATTTCATCAACTTTTCTGCATGTTCCCTCTCCTCGTGCGATTGGTGTTTGAAAAACTTGGCAAAGTTCTGCAGGGCGACATCATCTCTGTCGAAGTAGGCatactgggagagggagagagttattaaaGTAGAACCAAAAAAAATTTACAAATTCCTCCAAATACCATTGAGATTCTGCTATGAAATTCGAATCTGCTACGAATTAAACTATTTCCTAGAATTGAGATGTTTACCAGCTTAGATCTTAagagtgtttttaaaaataaacttgaagAGGGACCACTCCCTTTTATTCACAAAGGCAAAAGCACCAGGAGGTCTGGGTGAAATGGCTTTGTGTCTAAAAGATAAGGGGATTTCTCGCAAGACCTGACCCCCCCTTTCTCCCAGTCAAAGAGATGAAATTTACCATCTTAGTGTCCTCCGCAACTCAGatttctctccctcccgccccaaGAACAAGCTGCAATTGTAACCTTACCATGGAGATGTAGACATAGGAAGCGTACAGCTCCATGTTGATCTGGCGATTAATTGCTGCTTCGCATTCCTGGTGGTAGTTCTGGCGGACTTGAAAAGCCATTCTTCTTCCAAATCAGCAAGTTGACAAAACaagtgttaaaaaaaaaagattttttttttcaaaacttaGAAGTAGGAAGCTGGGGGTTCTATTCCGTTCAAACACTGTTGAAGCAAGAATACTACCCGGATTCTGAACCAGTCTCGCACCAACACCTTTTATATGCTGAACAAGTCACCGCCCCCAGCCTTGGACCGCCTTTCATGGATGAGTCAGCACAAATTGGTTAACTCTTACAAtgttgtactaccaaataaacctgttggacttcaacctggtgttgtgagacttcttactgtgcccaccccagtccaacaccggcatctccacatcagggtttcacaacaccaggttaaagtccaacagtagcatgagctttcagagtgctgctccttcatcagctgagtgcaggatttgtttcacaaacagggcacatatagacacaaactcaattacaagataatctgtaaccccccacgacttgcctgggcttgcaaaatctcactgactgtcctctctcccactcacattgtctgcacctgtaaagacttgactacctgagcagactcgcattccaaccattatcttgtaagttgagtGCTATGTTgagttatgggaggaaaccggagcacctggaggaaaNNNNNNNNNNNNNNNNNNNNNNNNNNNNNNNNNNNNNNNNNNNNNNNNNNNNNNNNNNNNNNNNNNNNNNNNNNNNNNNNNNNNNNNNNNNNNNNNNNNNNNNNNNNNNNNNNNNNNNNNNNNNNNNNNNNNNNNNNNNNNNNNNNNNNNNNNNNNNNNNNNNNNNNNNNNNNNNNNNNNNNNNNNNNNNNNNNNNNNNNtgagccagtgctggatctgtgtgggtcagagtgctggatctgtgtgagtcagagtgctggaccagtgtgagccagtgctggatctgagtgggtcagagtgctggaccagtgtgagtcagagtactggatcagtgtgagtcagagtgctggatcagtgtgagccagtgctagatctgtgtgagccagtgctggatcagtgtgagccagtgctgaatctgtgtgagcctgagtgctggatctgtgtgccccagtgctggatctgtgtgagccactgcaggatctatgtgagccagtgctggaactgtgtgagccagtgctggatcagggtgagccagtgctggatctgtgtgggtcagagtgctggatgtgtgtgagccagtgctcgatctatgtgagccagagctccatctgtgtgggtcagagtgctggatcagtgtgagccagtgctggatcagtgtgagccagtgctggatctgtgtgggtctgaGTGCTAgatgtgtgtgagccagtgctggatccgtgtgagccagtgctggatctgtgtgggtcggaatgctggacctgtgtgagtcagagtgctggatcagtgtgagccagtgctcgatctgtgtgagccagtgctggatctgtgtgagccagtgctcgatctgtgtgagccaatgCTCGAtcggtgtgaacgagtgctcgatcgatgtgaacgagtgctggatcagtgttggTCAGAATGCTGGACAGTGTTagccagtgctgtatctgtgtTGGTCAGAGTTCTGGGTCAGTGTGAGCCAggcctggatcagtgtgagccagtgctcgatatGTGTGAGcctgtgctggatctgtgtgagccagtactcgatctgtgtaagccagtgctctgtctgtgtgaacgagtcctcgatctgtgtgaacgagtgctgcgtcagtgtgggtcagagtgctggacagtgtgagccagtgctggatctgtgtgggtcagagtgctggatctgtgtgagccagtgctggatctgtgtgggttagagtgctggaccagtgtgagtcagagtgctggatcagtgtgacccagtgctggaccagtgtgagccagtgctggatctgtgtgggtactGTCAGCAGGCCTTGGTGACGATATTCCTATTGGGGAGTCGTAAGATCATGAGTTGCAGCTTTACATGAGGACATGAGGACATAGTCTAAGCATATTCACTGGTACAGCatggagggagtgctgtactgtcaggggtGCCGTTGTTTGGCTGAAACGTCAATCCCAAGATCCCGTCTGCACATtcaggatgtaaaagatccccgtGACACTAGGAAAAGGAAGAACTCTAAGAGGGTCCTGGTCAACATTCATCCCCCAATCCGCATCACCTGAGACAGATTAACTGGCTACTTGTTCTCATTTCAAATGAGTTGTTCAACTGAGGCCCATTATTTCACAATAAATTGGAGGTGCAGAAGGcaaggctgcacagtggttagcactgctgcctcacagcaccggggacccgggttcaatcctggccttgggtcactgtctgtgcggagtctgcacgttctccccatgtctgcgtgggtttcctccgggtgctccgcttccctcccacaatccaaagatgtgcaggttaggtggattggccacgctaaattgtcccttggtgtcagggggggattagccgggattaacatgtggttatggggatagggtctgggtgggagtgttgtcggtgcagacccaatgggctgaatggcctccttctgcactgtagagattgtattctgttctattctatgttctaatcagaTTCACTACTATTTATCACCACACAATATATAATaaccggtacggtggcacagtggtgagcactgctgcctcacagcgccagggacccgggttcgattcccggcttgggtcactgtccgcgtggagtctgcacgttctccccgtgtctgtgtgggtttcctccggtttcctcccacagtacaaagatgtgcgggttaggttgattggccagggtaaattgccccttagtgtcaggggggatgagttgggttaatacatggggttacggagatagggtctgggtgggatttttgtcagtgcagtctcgctgggccgaatggcctccttccgtacgtGCAGGTATTCGAATAATATGCCATGTCATTGGATCTTCTCACTTGAGTTAAATAAAATGCCTTCTAAATATCCCTCGGTGATTCCAGGCATCCTGTTCCAACATGCCCTCACAGACAATAAGCACTTTATAGTACAGAACATGGGTATTGAGTGTCCATAATATGTAGAGTACTGATCGTACGCAACGAATCCCTGTTCACAAAACTCAGAACATAACGTCTAGCATTACGTGTGAGTCCCTGATTGGACAGCACtcactgaacaatcctgagtgcgtTAACAATTACACTAATACCCAATTTAAGTTTAGCAGTcagcctggggcggcacggtggcacagtgattggcactgctgtctcacagcaccagggacctggattcgattcccagctgtgtgagtggagtttgcacattctcctcgtgtctgcgtgggttccctccggatgctccggtttcctcccacagtccaaagacgtgctggttaggcacattggccatgctgaattctccctcagtgcacccgaagaggtgccggagtgtggcgactgggggattttcacagtaacttaattgcagtgttaatgtaagtgtacctgtgacactaataaatttagtGAGGTGGTTCACTCATGCTTGCTAGAAGCTACACGGCTTCAGAGCACTCAGGTGCCATTTCACAAGGGCGTCCCAATCTCAGAGGgggaccccctcactccctccatggaTATCGGGACCCCAGCCTAGTGCCAATGGATGGCAGCAtgtccctccaccctctcccccacattgGTCACTGGCATTGGGGCTCTCCCAATGAGACCCTCTGcctgacccctgacatgcccACCAACCCCCAATCAGAATCCCTGACGTGATCCACCCTTGCATAACCTTTCTCCATCAAAGCTCCCCGGCATAGCCCCCCCTCATAGCCTCCCTGCATAACTACCTCCCTCAGAGCCCTCTTGCATAGCCCCCCTCTTTGAGAGCCCTCTGCATCGTGACCCCCGCCATAATGCCCCTGCATAGCCCCACTCCTCCCATAATAGGCCCTGCTgaggccctacccccttggcattgccccggTACAATGTTGGTGCCCAACTGCCACTGCCAGGGCTGTCTGATGTCCACTGCCGGGCaccgccagtgtgccaggtggacAGTCGGGggcgggggcttcaatggcctacgAGTCTCCCCAGTCTGACCATCACGCCAGGTCTCTGCTAgcagagaccagtagtgattctcattGTTGCCGCACCATGCTGGTGAATTCCATGcgctgggggaggggttgggggtggtggtggggggaggggggggggggtggctggtggtgtggggggggttgttgaACGGGCtgcatatttaaattctatttcaaATATGCTAATCGGACTTGCACCATTAGGAAGGGGCTGGGAGAATCTCAAACTGTTTGGCGTTGGGTGTGAAGCGGGTTTTTAGGCCTGCGTGATATTCTCTGGAATCGATGCGATCAATTAATGGcgcggcgaggtcggagaatcgcccccccccccgcacacccccataTCTTTTCCCCGTGGGTTCCTGACTCACTGAGTCTTTCCCGCATTTTCTGctcttgtttcagattttcagcatccgcagtatttttttatttttgttgaCCCTCAGTCCTGCGTGTGTTGAGCACAATGTCCTGGAATGgtgcttgaacccatgacctttttTGGCTGAATCATGCTGACATTCCTTCCCTTTTCTCGGTGCTGACCGGACTGTCATCGATTGACGTCATTCTTCCTGTATTCTGAAACTTCCAGTCCAACCTCGGTGAGAAAGGCCAGACACTTGGGAGGAGTTTTATTggcacgtccgcccaaggttcgtGAGATCCTGCCTGAAGTCGACGGAGAATACCGGAATCGGGgcggccgtgccggtaaaattccgaccagtgAGCCTccgttcaatgggctgaattgtgTTCGCGAGCCTGacctgtctgtgggatcttgctgtgcgtatgGTTGCCTACCAAACTTGCCTTCAAAATAACAGCGAGAATAGGCcaaaagaaatcctgaagtgctttggaatatcCTGAGAATGCaacagatgatttgatttgatttgacttattattgtcacatgtccaaagatgtgcgggttagttggattggccatgctaaattgtcccttagtgtcagggggattagtagggtaaatatgtggggttattgggaaaaggcctgggtgggattgtggtcggtgcagactcgatgggccgaatggcctccttctgcactgtaggattctatgattctatgtattgagatacagtgaaaagtattgtttcttgcgcgctatacaaagcataccattcataaagtacataggggagaaggaaaggagagagtgcagaatatagtatatgtattgagatacagtgaaaagtattgtttcttgcgcgctatacaaagcataccgttcatagagcacataggggagaaggaaaggggagggtgcagaatatagtgttacagtcattgctagggtgtagagaaagatcaacttaatacgaggtaggtccattcaaaagtctggcagcagcagggaagaagctgttcttcagtcggttggtacgtgtcctcagacttttgtatctttttcccgacggaagaaggtggaagagagaatgtccggggtccttgattgtgctggctgcttttccaaggcagcaggaagtgtagacagtgtcaatagatgggagtcTAGTTGGTGTGATgagacgctatataaatgcaatttctttcttccatactttttattcattcgtgggacatgtgcgtcactggctggccagcatttattgcccatccctagttgcccttggagggtagttgagagtcaacaacatagctgtggctctggatgttgccaggactcaagggactgagttatagggagagattggataggctaggactttttcctttggagcgtaggagactgaggggtgatcttagag of the Mustelus asterias chromosome 21, sMusAst1.hap1.1, whole genome shotgun sequence genome contains:
- the LOC144509025 gene encoding ferritin heavy chain-like, whose product is MAFQVRQNYHQECEAAINRQINMELYASYVYISMYAYFDRDDVALQNFAKFFKHQSHEEREHAEKLMKFQNQRGGRVILQDVSKPDRDEWSNGLEAMRCALHLEKTVNQSLLELHKLASDKVDAHMCDFLETHYLDEQVQAIKKLGDFITNLVRLGAPQNGMAEYLFDKHSLEESS